Genomic DNA from Haloplanus sp. HW8-1:
CAGATAGAACGGGACCGTCACCTGCGAGACGAACGACACCTCGCCGTCGGGCTCGTTGTCCCGAATGTTGCGGCGGTTGGTCTCGATCCGCTCGATCGCCTCCTGATACTGCATGTATGCGTATCCGCCGCTCCCCGCGGCGAGCAACACGCCGAGGCCGATCAGCGGGAGCGAGGGACTCTGCCCCCCGACTGCCCCGAACACGAGGAGGAGGAGTCCGACTCCGACACCCCCCGCGCCGAGTAGTTTCATCCGCCGTTTTCGATCCTCCGCCTCGTCGATGGCATCTTCGTACTGTTTTCTCCGCTCGAAGAACTCCCCTGCCGCGTCGGCAAATGCCCGGGCGAGTACCTCGGTCCTGGCGACCCGATCGTCCACCGGTCCGTCGTCCCCGAGCATCCCCGGTGCCTGATAACTCATACGGTCGGAAATACTCTACCCGCTACATAAAATTGGGGCCCAAATCGGGGGTTCCCCGCGGGTCCGCCCGGGGATTGTGCCGATCGGCGGTCGACGGAGCGCGCCCTCCCCTCGGCCCGAAGGCATATACCACGTTCGGCCGGTAGACGGGGGTATGCAGGTTCAGGTTCTGGAGTTCCAGTACGAATCGACCAGCATCGACGAGATGGAGTCCCAGATCAACGCCTACCTCGACCACCACGACGTGAAAGACGTCCAGTTCTCCCGCTGGGAGGACACGATGGTCGCCTTCTTCGTCACCGAGGGATGATCCCCGCCCGACTCGATCAGGGGAACTCTTGGCCGCAGTCCATACAGAAGGCGTTGGAGTAGGGCTCCTCCGAGCCACAGTTCGGACAGACGATGATCTTCTCGGGGTCGTCGCCCCCACCCCCGCCCTGTGAGCCGCCTTGGGGCCCACCCTGTGGGTCGCCCTGTGAGCCGCCGTCGCCGCCGGGTCCGCCCTGTACGATGGTGGTGTCGCCGCCCGACGAGCCGCCGCCATCGCCGCCGACGATGACGTTGTCGGAGGTGTCCTCGGCCGCCGCCTCCGCCGTGTCGCCCATGCTGTCCATCGCCTTGTCGGTGGTCCGCTCCATGCGGTCCATCGACCCCTCCATCATGTCTTTCATCTCCTCGCGGAACTCCTTTTGATCCTCGACCCGCTCGCGTTCCTTCTCGGCCTTGTTGGCCTCCTGTCGGGCCTTCGCCAGTTCGTCGCTCTTCTGAGCCCCGAGCGAGTCGAGCTGGTCGGCGTCCAGGTTCTCCGCCTTGTCCATCTTCGCGATGTCGGCCATCTCCTCGTCCGTGTCGTCCAGGCTGGCGAGCGTCTGGGCGTCCACGTCGTCGCGAGCCTCGAGGCGTTCCTTCTCGACGTCGACCTCGTGGCTCTCCTTCTCCATCTCCATCTCCTGTTTGCGCTCCTTCTTGTCGAGCTTCTGCTCGTCTTTCTTCCGCTTGAGATCCATCAGATCCTCGATCTCGGAGACGTCCTGCTCGTGCTCCTGCTCCCGCTCTTTCATCTCCTGCTCGTGGTAGATGTCCTCGCGCTCGACCTCGGATTCGGTTCGGGTGGTCTTGACGTCCTCCTCGTGTTCGACGTCCTCCCGTTCGGCCTTGTGGCCGTGGCGGCGGCGCTTGTCCTTGAGGTCCTGTCGCTGTTCGAGTTCCTGCTCCTCTAAGGTGTGGTCGGCGCTCATCTCCGCCGACTCCCGGCGGACGCGCTGTTTCTCCCCGTGGACCTTGTCTTCGGTCTTTCGCTCCGTGCTCCGACGATCCAGTTGGCTCTCGCGGTCCCTGATATCCTCTTTGTCCTCGCGGATGTCGACCTCCTTGCGACCCTGGCGGATCTCCTCACGGTCGTCGTCGTAGTCGAAGGAGATCAGTTCGACGAGTTCGAGTCCGTTGCTCTCGAGGACCGACCGACACTGCTGTTCGATCTCCCGAGCGACCCGACGCTTGACCTCCCGACTCCCGTAGAGGTCTTGGTGGTCGTACTCGGAGATGGTCGTCTCGAGGGCGTTCCGGATCGCACGCCCGAGCAACTCGTTGAACGTGCCGGTGGTCAGTACGTCGCGGTCGGCCATCATCGACCGGAAGAACGTTTCGGGGTCGTGCATCGCCACGTCGAGTTCGACGGTGACGTCGACGAGATAGTCGCTCGCCGTCCGCACGTCGTCGAACGACCGGGCGACCGTGGTGCGACCCTCCTGAACCAGCACGACGGTGAGGTTGTGACTGGATCGGAGCTCCCGGATCTGTTTCCCGAGGCTGTCGAGTTTGTGTTTGCCGGCATCGAGCGTCTCGACGAGTTTCCCGTTGCGGAGCAACAGCGCCCGGTTGCCCGCCTCGATCTCCACGTCCTTCCGCCGGCTGAGCGTGGCGAGCAAGCCGTCGCCGTCGAGCGCCTCGCCGTCGACGCGTTTGGCGAACTCGTCGCCGGCCAGACGCCAACTTCCGTCCCCGGCGCCGGAGCCCGACCCCTGCTGGCCGCCGGTACTGGTGAGGTCCTGGCCACAGTTGGCACAGAACTGGGCGTCGATCGGCAACGATTCACGACAGTTGGGACAGTTCGTCGACAGCGACTCCCCACAGTTCGGACAGAAGTCGCCGTCGGACGGCACACTTCCACTACAGTTCGGGCATGTCGAAGGCATTCGTTGTGTCTCCTGTCGGCTCCCGAACATACGCCGCGTCCCCCATGGCGCGCTCGGCGAACCTCGTTATCGGGAAACATGATACGAGGACTGGAATAAATGTTGTCCCGGTCACGGCGACTGGTCCCTCCGACCGTTTACCCCGACGGTGTGGGTTTTTCGCGTCGACGCCGGTCCCGACCGCCAGACTATCCATCTGATAGACATGTCGACCGGGCAAAGATTGAAGGTGGTCGATTCGCAGGCTGGCAGTATGGTAGTTCCACAGATACTGTCGGTTGTGCTGTACGGGGCGGCAGTCGCGGGGGATCACCCGGATATCGACGCGCCGGAGAACCTCTCAAAGTTCAGTGGATTCATCCGGATCGGTGCGATCATCCTCCTTCTTATCGGATTGGTCACGGCTCTAGGGAACCTCAGTGGGTCCGCGCTCGGGGCGACGGCCTTTGCCTTCCTGGTCGTCATGGTCCTCG
This window encodes:
- a CDS encoding double zinc ribbon domain-containing protein, whose amino-acid sequence is MFGSRQETQRMPSTCPNCSGSVPSDGDFCPNCGESLSTNCPNCRESLPIDAQFCANCGQDLTSTGGQQGSGSGAGDGSWRLAGDEFAKRVDGEALDGDGLLATLSRRKDVEIEAGNRALLLRNGKLVETLDAGKHKLDSLGKQIRELRSSHNLTVVLVQEGRTTVARSFDDVRTASDYLVDVTVELDVAMHDPETFFRSMMADRDVLTTGTFNELLGRAIRNALETTISEYDHQDLYGSREVKRRVAREIEQQCRSVLESNGLELVELISFDYDDDREEIRQGRKEVDIREDKEDIRDRESQLDRRSTERKTEDKVHGEKQRVRRESAEMSADHTLEEQELEQRQDLKDKRRRHGHKAEREDVEHEEDVKTTRTESEVEREDIYHEQEMKEREQEHEQDVSEIEDLMDLKRKKDEQKLDKKERKQEMEMEKESHEVDVEKERLEARDDVDAQTLASLDDTDEEMADIAKMDKAENLDADQLDSLGAQKSDELAKARQEANKAEKERERVEDQKEFREEMKDMMEGSMDRMERTTDKAMDSMGDTAEAAAEDTSDNVIVGGDGGGSSGGDTTIVQGGPGGDGGSQGDPQGGPQGGSQGGGGGDDPEKIIVCPNCGSEEPYSNAFCMDCGQEFP